The sequence below is a genomic window from Uranotaenia lowii strain MFRU-FL chromosome 2, ASM2978415v1, whole genome shotgun sequence.
AGGAATCGCTCGGACCGGTGGTGTACATGAACGAGATGCTCGGCAACGGGCTACCAAATACACCGTTCGCTGCCATGCTAACGAAGCAGGTGTCAACCGGTGCTGCTGTTTCGTCGTCCGGATCGTATGCCAACGGTCTAGGTGCTGTTCCAATGGGGGTCGCCGGAAAGGGTACCATCAAAGAGGTGAGTCAgatgtatttattttaatttcatccGAGTTCATCAGCATGATTTGAACGATAGATGACAATTCATTTGGGTCGTCGGTAGATTTATCAGATTGTCCCGGCTTGTGATAGTTATCTTCAACTTAAAGAAAACTATTGGCTAATGGTTTCATAATGTTTTTACTTTCCGATTATTCCGAGCCGTATACTTCAACTAAATACTAATAGTCACAGCATTACGATCATAGAAATTAAAGCCCGTTATCTCTCTTCGCTGATGTTTGTAAAAGATATTCTATTGGTTGGtttatttggtataattttgcTTTGAATGCCACATGACAAATATTTCTATACTACACCGccgttgaaaattttaggtTTCGCTTGCTCTTAACCTACCAGGGAACATAAATCACTTGCCGAATGAAAAAAACCATCGAACCGATATTTACTTTGTACAGTTGTTCAGATGATAGAGATAATCTTGTCGAGCAACTCATCAACCGCTTATGGTTTGTCTGTACGACTCTTATTTAAAGCGTATTATAATTCAAATGTATTTTATTCGTTTCATTATCAATAAGAAGAACCAATTGTGATTTCCagattttagtgaaaatttgttaaaattacaaCTGAAACATTAGTTCTTCTCTTTGTTAAACTACACACGTTGAACTTGTTCGTTAGGAAGTACCTTTACCAACATTGTTTCACAAATTCTCCGAACATCATAAATTATTATCTGTACAGTGTTGAAATAGCATATGGATCACATTGATAGCTGTTATTTTCCAACGGGGTCGAGAAGTTCCAGTTTTTTGGTGAGACGTTGAACTCGAAAGATAAACGTATATGTAAGTAGCCATTGGGTAGTTAGGATTCGTTTCTCCTCGATTGCATCCTGCTATACGGTTAATTCTTCAGACAGCCATCGCTCCAGCATTTCCTGCGCTCCATACCGATTTACATCATGTCGTTCGGTCTCCGGAGCATGTGCAAGCGGTAGTTTCGACAGCGTCGCATCAGGTGGATGTCGTGCTTGAAGTACCGCAGGCAGTGCCACTGAGGGATGTCCCTCATGGAGGGGGTGGCCTGAAATGGATACAAAATAATGTTTATGTGATGTAAAATTGCAATGAAATACATTCAATagattttacttgatttttgacaaaggttATAGTGTCTCTTGAATAAACTGAAAAACTATGTTGGGAGGCTGTACTCATGCGGTTTCATATACGtatacatttttaagattttctataACTGAGTTTCTAGTTCTTgagaaagtttgaaatatttggtcCCAAATCTAATCCAGTTTCAAATTTGGAGTTATTTTGCTTTTTACTAGATCTAACTCAAACTTGGAAATTCattataaggtacaccggggtaagtgtggacgggttttcgtatagttcaactttaaaaaatcattaaaaaatcagcagtggagcaattttgataaatgaacgttcaatgtgatgcagaacatgttgtttacaaaagaagagatgagctcgatagaagcaaagcgaaaaaagttatcacgtaaatcgttatggactgctggtatcttcacttaccccgctttatggggtaagtgtggacggtagattttccctttgatttctcaggaaattttcaaaaaaattgtgttttcttggttgaatacgttactttattgctcgaaccgtccaaaattttgaaaaaagttcatgatactataattatagtgtgtaatttatgttacaacacacgagatccgattttatcaaaaacacagaacaagtaagtactttactcaaattttcatgattcgaatgcta
It includes:
- the LOC129744883 gene encoding uncharacterized protein LOC129744883, producing the protein MQIERRLAALILAVLCCSLGTVHSWPITNPEMVDSLIFSNPEAATPSMRDIPQWHCLRYFKHDIHLMRRCRNYRLHMLRRPNDMM